A window of Pirellula sp. SH-Sr6A contains these coding sequences:
- a CDS encoding ECF-type sigma factor produces MNSEPMENPECGSNGPAPLQPTESSGAGSFLAAGLNEFQISMVYNELRSLAATRLNQCSPNDSMHATALVHEAYLRLVNASIGPHSAIWSNRELFFAAAAEAMRRVVIDYYRSKRSWKRGGKSRRVDADIDVIEPTLPDIDVLALNDALDLLEAEHPEKAQLVKMKTFGGMSMEECAGALGVSLPTAGRYWRYAKAFLAAKLKEVDD; encoded by the coding sequence ATGAATAGCGAACCGATGGAGAACCCGGAGTGTGGTTCGAATGGACCTGCTCCCTTGCAGCCGACCGAATCGTCCGGTGCCGGATCGTTCTTAGCGGCTGGGCTGAATGAGTTTCAGATTTCCATGGTGTACAACGAGTTGAGGAGTCTCGCGGCGACGCGTTTGAATCAATGTTCCCCGAATGATTCGATGCACGCGACCGCCTTGGTGCATGAAGCGTATTTGCGTCTTGTGAATGCTTCCATCGGTCCCCACTCGGCCATCTGGTCTAATCGGGAGCTGTTCTTTGCGGCTGCGGCGGAAGCGATGCGCAGGGTGGTAATCGACTACTACCGGAGCAAGCGGAGTTGGAAGCGCGGAGGCAAAAGCCGCCGGGTGGATGCGGATATCGATGTTATCGAGCCGACGCTTCCCGATATCGATGTCTTGGCTTTGAACGACGCATTGGATTTGCTCGAGGCGGAGCATCCCGAGAAAGCTCAGTTGGTCAAGATGAAAACGTTCGGAGGGATGTCGATGGAGGAATGTGCTGGGGCGCTGGGAGTTTCGTTACCGACGGCAGGGCGTTATTGGCGGTACGCCAAAGCGTTTTTGGCGGCGAAGCTGAAAGAAGTAGATGATTGA